The following coding sequences are from one Macaca nemestrina isolate mMacNem1 chromosome 1, mMacNem.hap1, whole genome shotgun sequence window:
- the LOC105498202 gene encoding beta-1,4-galactosyltransferase 3, whose product MLRRLLERPCTLALLVGSQLAVMMYLSLGGFRSLSALFGRDQGLTYDYSHPRDVYSNLSHLPGAPGGPPAPQGLPYCPERSPLLVGPVSVSFSPVPSLAEIVERNPRVEPGGRYRPAGCEPRSRTAIIVPHRAREHHLRLLLYHLHPFLQRQQLAYGIYVIHQAGNGTFNRAKLLNVGVREALRDEEWDCLFLHDVDLLPENDHNLYVCDPRGPRHVAVAMNKFGYSLPYPQYFGGVSALTPDQYLKMNGFPNEYWGWGGEDDDIATRVRLAGMKISRPPTSVGHYKMVKHRGDKGNEENPHRFDLLVRTQNSWTQDGMNSLTYQLLARELGPLYTNITADIGTDPRGPRAPSGPRYPPGSSQAFRQEMLQRRPPSRPGPPPTANHTALRGSH is encoded by the exons ATGTTGCGGAGGCTGCTGGAGCGGCCTTGCACACTGGCCCTGCTTGTGGGCTCCCAGCTGGCTGTCATGATGTACCTGTCACTGGGGGGCTTCCGAAGTCTCAGTGCCCTATTTGGCCGAGATCAGGGGCTGACATATGACTATTCTCACCCTCGTGATGTCTACAGTAACCTCAGTCACCTTCCTGGGGCCCCAGGGGGTCCTCCAGCTCCTCAAGGTCTGCCCTACTGTCCAGAACGATCTCCTCTCTTAG TGGGTCCTGTGTCGGTGTCCTTTAGCCCAGTGCCATCACTGGCAGAGATTGTGGAGCGGAATCCCCGGGTAGAACCAGGGGGCCGGTACCGCCCTGCAGGTTGTGAGCCCCGCTCCCGAACAGCCATCATTGTGCCTCATCGTGCCCGGGAGCACCACCTGCGCCTGTTGCTCTACCACCTGCACCCCTTCTTGCAGCGCCAGCAGCTTGCTTATGGCATCTATGTCATCCACCAG GCTGGAAATGGAACATTTAACAGGGCAAAACTGCTCAATGTTGGGGTGCGAGAGGCCCTGCGTGATGAAGAGTGGGACTGCCTGTTCTTGCATGATGTGGACCTCTTGCCAGAAAATGACCACAATCTGTATGTGTGTGACCCCCGGGGACCCCGCCATGTTGCTGTTGCTATGAACAAGTTTGGATACAG CCTCCCATACCCCCAGTACTTCGGAGGAGTCTCGGCGCTTACTCCTGACCAGTACCTGAAGATGAATGGCTTCCCCAATGAATACTGGGGCTGGGGTGGTGAGGATGATGACATTGCTACCAG GGTGCGCCTGGCTGGGATGAAGATCTCTCGGCCCCCCACATCTGTAGGACACTATAAGATGGTGAAGCACCGAGGAGATAAGGGCAACGAGGAAAATCCCCACAG ATTTGACCTCCTGGTCCGTACCCAGAATTCCTGGACGCAAGATGGGATGAACTCACTGACATACCAGTTGCTGGCTCGAGAGCTGGGGCCTCTTTATACCAACATCACAGCAGACATTGGGACTGACCCTCGGGGTCCTCGGGCTCCTTCTGGGCCCCGTTACCCACCTGGTTCCTCCCAAGCCTTCCGTCAAGAGATGCTGCAACGCCGGCCCCCATCCAGGCCTGGGCCTCCACCTACTGCCAACCACACAGCCCTCCGAGGTTCACACTGA